The stretch of DNA CCAAGGTTGCATAAAGAGCATAAACACTTTGCTCATAAAAAAACACATTACTTAAATTGGTATCATTCTTAAATACATTAAAGCTATTTAACGATTCGGAATAAAAATCATTATCAATATTTTCAATGGTAGTTCTAGTTCCCAATTCTAATGTTAATGAATCATTTATGGGCAAAACATAATCCACTTTCATGTCTAATTCCGTGTTTTTGTTTTTCGTAACGGTATTTTGTGCTCTCGGATTTTTGTATTCCATTCCATTACTCAAGTAAAAATGTTCGTTATTATCATTATCCCCATCACTAGTATTAATTTCATAATCAATATCCACATCCAAGGTATGCTCTTCACTGTCGAATTGTGTTTGCCAACCAACATTCATGTCGTTTCCACGATAATAATCACCTGTATTTGCTAGCCTATCGGAGTACGATTGTCTTACTTTGCCCTCATCATAATAATCGTAATGGTTGTTATCAAAACGATCTCCCATTCCATTCCAACCACTAATTTCCATATACAAGGTGTTCTTTTTATTTACATAATAATCCAATCCTCCTGAATACCATAAATTAAGGTTTTTGCTAGCCCCAAAATCTGTCATGGTTTGCGTATAAGTAGTATCGCTAAAATAATTTCTATCAGAAACACCACTATAACTCCAAACCCCTTGATGATAACCAAAATTGGTGTTTACATTTATTTTATTTTTTCTGAAACTCAGCCCTAAATTACCGTTGTATCCTGGGTCGCCATTATAACTAGCCCCTAAACCAACATTACCATTCATTCCTCGAGCATTTTCTTTTTTCATGATTACATTCAAAATACCTGACATGCCTTCGGGGTTATATTTAGCAGACGGATTGGTTACCACCTCTATCCTATCAATTGAACTTGCAGGGATTTGCTTTAACAACTGTGCTGCATCAATGGTTGATGGTCGCCCATCTATTAAAATCTGAACACTTTGATCACCCCTTAAACTCACTTTATCTTGGTCATCCACATCTACCGAAGGCATGTTTTTTAACACATCCAAACCAGTCCCTCCTTGTACGCCAATATCTTTCGATACATTATATACTTTTTTATCAATCTTCACCTCCATCAATTCTTTCTCATCCACAAACTCAAACTGCGACATGTTTTTAGCAAATGAAGCTAAATTGATTTCGCCCAAATCAATTAAAGTATTTTCATCTGTGATATTGATATTATGAAAAAAGCTTGGTTCGTAACCAATAAAATCTACCTTAACATAAAAATTACCAACTGGTACTTTAATGATTTCAAAAGTCCCAGTAACTGATGTAATTCCACCTGTAACCAACGTAGAATCGCTGGTTTTAAACAAGGAAACCGTAGCAAATTCAATACTTGATTGAAGTGATTTATCTTTTACAACACCGCTCACCACACCTTTATTTTCTTCACTTTGTGCAAACAATATAGTGTCTCCACAAACGAAGAATAAAGAAAAAATGAAGAATTGAATGTATTTCATGAAATTTACTTTCTTTTTTAGATACTCCAAATGTATAAACCTTACCGGGTAACAACTAACGAATTGTGATTAGCGGTCATAAAAAATGTTAAAAACTTAAACAAACATCATTTTATTGCTCAATTAGTTTGTAATAACATGAAATACTACATTTGTAAAAAACACTATTATGAAATACAAAGTCTTTCATCAACAGCCCAACAGTAGATATATTGATATTGAATTTACTATTGACAACGTGAATTCTAACATGCTTCAAATACAACTCCCTGCTTGGCGACCAGGAAGGTATGAATTAGGAAATTTTGCCAAAAACATCCAAAAATGGGCGGCTTTTGATGAGAAAGGCAAAAGTTTAAAAAGCGAAAAAGTATCGAAAGACTTGTGGGAAGTGCAGACCAAAGGAGTTAAATCTGTTACCCTAAAATATAATTATTTTGCGAACGAACTCAATGCTGGTTCTTCTTTTATTGATGATAGTCAATTGTACGTAAATGGTGTAAACTGCTTTTTATATGTTCCTGAACGAATTAACGAACCATGTGAATTGGAATTAAATATCCCTAAAAACTTTTCGGTAGCAACGGGGTTAACACCAAAAAGCAAAAACAAATTTGTAACAAAAGACTTTCACGAGTTAGTTGATTGTCCTTTTATTGCTAGCAACAACCTAAAACACCATTCATTTACTGAGCAAAAAGTGAATTTTAATATTTGGTTTAATGGAGAGTGCAAACCCTACTTTAAAAAGCTGGAAACCGATTTTAAAAAATTCTGTAAAGCTCAAATTCAAGCCTTTGGAGGTTTTCCTGCTAAAGACTACCATTTTTTAATTCAGGTATTGCCTTACAAAGCTTACCACGGAGTTGAACACAGCAATTCTACAGTTATTACAATTGGTCCATCATACGATGTTTTTAACAACCCTGATTGGTATAATGAACTATTGGGTGTGAGTTCTCATGAATTGTATCATACATGGAACGTAAAACAAATTCGTCCCATCGAAATGTTTCCCTACAATTATACCAAGGAAAACTATTCGCCAATGGGTTATTTATGTGAAGGAGTTACTACTTACATGGGCGATAAGTTTTTGTTTACTTCTGGTGTTTTTAACTGGGAACAATATGCTAAAACGTTTAACGAGTTGTTGTTACGTCATTACCACAATACTGCAATCGACAATTATTCTGTTGTTCAATCATCGTTAGACACTTGGCTGGATGGTTATGTAAAAGGTGTTCCTGGCAGAAAAACATCTATTTATACCGAAGGAGCGTTAATTGCATTTATAACGGATGTTTTTATTTTAAAAAGCACTAAAAATGCCAAATCTTTACACGATGTAATGAAAATGCTTTATACCGAGTTTGCAAAAAAAGGAAAAGGCGTTTCTGATGCTGATTACAAAAATACTGTAGAAAAAATTGCAGGAAAATCGTTTGACAACATTTACAAAAACCTTATTCACGACAAAAAAGATTTTACCCCTTTAATAAAAAATAACTTAGATTATTTAGGAATTGAATTAACAATAACTCCTACCAACAATTTTAACGAGAGTTATTTAGGTTTTAAAACGCGTTACGAAAATGGAAAATGCTTCATCGACAACATTTACCCTAATTCTATTGCAGAACAACAAGGTTTAACCATTAATGATGAAGTTATTGCTATAAACGGATATAAAATAGTTAACGATTTAGAGTTGTGGAGCAATTATTTCAATAAAGATGAACAATTTTTAATCGTTAAAAAAGAATTAGGATTAACCGAACCCATTACATTAAAATCGGGAAAAGAGTTGTTTTTCAAAACTTACCGTATTTCAACCCCAAAAACTACCAATAAAAATTTTGTTAGTTGGAAAAAATAACATTTTTTTCAACTTATTAACATTTTAAAATTCCCCAATTTTATTGCTCGTTTTGTGATAAAAACATTCATTTTACGTTTTTTTGTTCAAAACATTTATCGTAAAAAAAGTTGCGTTTATCGAATAATGTTCTAAATTAGTTTCATCTAACTAATAAATTATTAATCAAAAATTAAAAAATTATGACAGAAGAAACTACACAATCAACTGGTAAAAGACCAGTATTCTTAACAGTATTATGTATTTTATCATTTATTGCAGCAGGTTTTGCTGTTTTTGGATACATAACTGTAATCACATTAATGGGTGCTGCCAGCGCTATAACTTCAGGTATGGAATCATTGGAAGGAATGGAAGGAATGTCAGCTCTTTCTGCAGCAACTCCTAGTGCTGGAATGACTTGGGCATATGTAATTGTAGGCTTTTTAACTACTATTGGTGCATTACTTGGCGTTCTTAAAATGTGGAAATTAAAAAAACAAGGTTTCATGATTTATACAGGATCAAGTGTTGTGTCTTTAATCATGGGTATTGTTTATAGTGGGTTTAGTGTATTTGGAGCAGTAATTACAATTGCTTTTATAGTAATGTATTATCTGAACGTTAAACACATGAACTAATTTTAAAAAAATTATTCGAAAAAGGCTGTTTATAACAGCCTTTTTTTTATACATTTACTTTATGGAAAATCAACAAATAAACACACAACAAAATTTACCAAATTCAACGGGAGTGTTGGTATTAGGTATTCTATCTATCGTATTCTGTTTTTGCTATGGTTTAGTAGGAATGGTTTTAGGTATTATTGCTATTGTTCTTGGTAACAAAGCTAACAAACTGTATAACGACAATCCAAACACCTATTCGGAAAGCTCATACAAAAACATGAAAGCTGGAAAAGTATGTGGTATTATTGGCCTTTGTCTATCTAGTCTTTACTTAATTGTAATTATCATTTACATTAGTATTGTTGGAGCTGCTTTAACTGCTATGCCTTGGGCTGAAATGATGAATCAGTATTAAAATAAACTATTATGAAAAATTTATCGCTTTTAGTAATTGGCTTAATTGTTTCGTTTTCTGCATTTTCGCAAGAAAAAATGAACATTACCGTTTGTGAAAAACCAGCAAATACCATTCACTTAAACCATTTACTTGAATGTAAAATGTTAACTGTTGATAACCCAAACTACAAGGTAAACTCTTTTACTCTTGGATTTAAATCTGGCAACGATTACATAGAAGTAAAAATGACTGACAATGTTGTTTCTGATAAAATTATTGATAAAATAAAAGAAGTTAACCCTGAGTATATTTATATTGAACAAATTGTTTTGGTTAATAAAAAAGGTGAAAAACTGAACCTTGAACCTTTCAAGGTAAAAAAATAATTTAAAAATTGATTCTTAAAAAGGCTGATAATATTTATCAGCCTTTTTTATTTTGATTTCATTCTAACCTATTATCCTTAATTTTGCTGCTCGTTATGAGCAGATTTTTTTTAGAAATACAGTACCACGGAGCAAACTACCACGGTTGGCAGATACAAGAGAATGCCCATACTGTTCAAGCTGAAATAAACGCTGCTTTATCTACTTTTTTGCAAGAAGAAATAATAGTAATGGGTTGCGGTAGAACCGACACTGGAGTTCACGCCAAAAACTATTATGCTCATTTTGAAACCGAAAAAACAGTTGATACTCAACAACTCACTTATAAACTCAACTGTATTTTGCCAAAAGACATTGCTTGTTCAAATACCATTTTGGTAAACGACGACCATCATGCACGATTTTCGGCAACATCACGTACTTACGAATATTGGATTATTCATACCAAAAACCCGTTTTACACCGATTTTGCCTATTATCACCCTGCAAAACTAAATGTAGAGTTAATGAACAAAGCCGCAAAATTGCTTATTCAACATGCCGATTTTTCGTGTTTTAGTAAAAGTAATACCGATACCTTAACCAACAATTGCACAATTACTTTTGCTCAGTGGGAAATAAAAAATAACATTCTGGTATTTACCATTACAGCCGACCGTTTTTTGCGAAACATGGTTAGAGCAATTGTAGGCACTTTGATTGATGTTGGTTTAGAAAAACTAGAAGCAAATGAAATCAATAAAATAATAGCATCAAAAAACCGTTCAAATGCTGGGACAAGTGTTCCTGCTCACGGATTATATTTAACCAAAGTAACTTATCCATTTATATAAAGTAAATAAAATTGTCAAACAGCGTATCAGGTAAAGCATTCGATTTTTTGTTATTTAAACGCATAATGAAATACACCAATCCCTACAAAGGTGTGTTTTATTTCACTGCTTTATTAAGCGTTGTATTGGCTTTTGTGGCTTTGGTTCGCCCAGTCTTAATACAACAAACCATTGATGAAAACATAAAAAACTTTGATGGCGAAGGTTTACTTACCATGACCATAATTTTGATTGGTTTTTTATTGTTGGAATCTGTTTTTGAGTATTTATTCAATTATTTGGGCAACTTGTTGGGACAAAACGTAATTCGTGATTTACGAAACCAAGTGTTTAAACACGTTTTGGAATTCCGTTTAAAACACTTCGACAATACCCCTATTGGTCAGTTGGTTACACGAACAGTTTCTGACATTGAAACCATTGCCGAAATGTTTTCGGGCGGTATTTTAGTCATAATTGGTGATTTACTAAAAATCGTAACCATAATTTGCTACATGCTTTACAAACAATGGGATTTAGCTTTAATGACCTTAATACCAATTCCATTATTGTTTTTAGCCACATCGGTATTTAAAAAAGTGATAAAAAAAGCTTTCCAAGAAGTACGTGAAGAAGTAGCTAAACTCAACACTTTTGTTCAAGAACACATTACAGGGATGTCAATTGTACAGATTTTTAACCGTGAAGAAGTTGAAATGAATAAATTCTCGAACATCAACAAAAACCATAGAGACGCTCACATCAAAACCGTTTGGGCTTATTCCGTTTTCTTTCCAATTGTAGAAATTTTATCAGCGGCATCCATTGCATTAATGGTTTGGTATGGGTTTAAAGAAGTAGCAGCACTTCATACCACACCAGGAACTATTTTCTCTTTTATCTTGTTTATATACATGTTGTATCGCCCAATTCGTCAATTGGCAGATAGATTCAATACCCTACAAATGGGAATGGTAAGTTCTGAACGTGTTTTTAAATTGTTAGACACCAATTCTACCATTGAAAATAGTGGTACGCTTACAGCTAAGGAATTAAATGGGAACATTGAATTTAAAAACGTTTGGTTTGCCTACAACGATGAAGAATGGGTATTAAAAGACATTTCGTTTAAAATTAAAAAAGGCGAGGCTCTGGCTTTGGTAGGTGCTACTGGTGCTGGAAAATCATCTATCATCAACTTAATTGGCAGGTATTACGAAATTAATAAAGGCGAAATTTTAATTGACGAAATTAACATCAAAGACATTGAACTTAACTTGTTACGTAAACACATTTCAGTAGTGTTACAAGATGTGTTTTTGTTTTCCGACACCATTTACAACAACATTACACTTTATAGCCCCGATATTACCGAACAAAAAGTAATTGAAGCTGCACAAAAAGTAGGTGCTCACGATTTTATCAGTAAACTTCCTGGAGGCTACCAATACAATGTTAAAGAACGTGGTGCGTTATTATCTGCTGGGCAACGACAATTAATCTCGTTTATTCGGGCTTATGTTCACCAACCAGAAATTTTAATTTTAGACGAAGCAACATCATCCATAGATAGCGAATCGGAAGCATTGATACAACATGCCACCGAAGTATTAACTAAAGACAGAACATCAATAATTGTTGCACATCGTTTATCAACCATAAAAAACGCTACCAAAATTTTGGTAATTGACAAAGGGTTAATTGTAGAAGAAGGTAGCCATAACGAGTTAATAAATACTGCAGGTTACTACAAAAAACTGTACGATTATCAATTTAAAAATGAACCTGTAAACTAACGAACATTTACTATCTTTACCAGACCAATGCTAAAATACACTTCCATATTATCGCTTCTAGTGGTTGTTTTTACCACCTTTTCGTGTCGGAAAGATGAAATTACTACCGATAGTTCTGCTCGTATTTCATTTTCTACTGACACCTTGATTGTAGATACTGTTTTTGCAACCATTGGCTCTACCACTCGTAGGTTTACCGTTTACAACAGAAACAACAAAGCGGTAAATATTGCAAGTATTTCTGTTGGAGGAGGTACAGGTTCTCAATTTAGAATTAATGTAGATGGTGTATCGGGCAATGTGCATACCGATGTTGAAATTGAAGCCAACGACAGTTTGTTTGTTTTTGTTGAAGTAACCATTGACCCCAACAATGTGCTTTCTCCATTTGTGGTAGAAGACGACATTATTTTTATTACAAACGGAAACCAACAAAAAGTACACTTGGCTGCTTGGGGACAAAATGCTCATTATTTTACACCTAAAGTTTTCCCTACTAATGGATTACCAAAATACTCTTGTTTAGATGGTGATTGTGATGGCAGCTTACCTCCTATTAACCAAACATGGATAAACGACAAACCTTATGTAATATATGGCTACTTGGTAATTGACTCGGCTGATGTATTGAACATTAACCCTGGCGTAAGAGTGCATTTGTACAACCAATCGGGTATATGGGTGTATAAAGGTGGTAACTTAAACATTAACGGAACAAAAGACGACCCCGTAACTTTCCAAGGAACACGATTAGATTATAGTTTTAAAGATGTACCAGGACAATGGGACAGAATTTGGGTAAACGAAGGCAGTGTTAACAATGTGTTTAATTACGCCATCGTTAAAAATGCTTATATTGGCATACAAGCCGAAACTTTACCTTTTGAACCCAACACCGCAATAAGTTCAAATAAATTGATTTTGAACAACTGCGAAATTCATAATTCTTCTGCCGTAGGTTTAATGGCTACCAATTTCATTATTGAAAGCGAAAACACCTTAATTACCAATTGCGGACAATACAACTTTTTGGTTACAGGTGGTGGGCGATACATTTTTAACCACGCTACCATTGCCAACTATTGGCCCGATGGGGTTCGACAAACACCTGCAGTTTTTGCTCAAAACTATTACCAAGATATTAACGGAAATATACAAGTACGAAACATTGATTCGCTAAATTTTAAAAATTCCATTATTTATGGGAATATCGACAATGAATTTACCACTGAAATAATTGCTCCTGGCACATTAAACTATGCTATTTACTACAGCTTATTAAAAACTACATCTGGTTTATCAGGCAATGTGGGCAACAACATACAAAACCCTGGTAATACGAGTATTTTTGCTGATTACACTATACACAATTACCGTTTAGCATGGAATTCTCCTGCTCAAAATGCTGGAGTTGCTAGTAGTGTTATTTTTGATAGAGATGGTGTTACTCGTAACAACCCTCCCGATATTGGTGCTTACGAGTATTGATTTATTAATCCTGATTAATTATATTTGAGTTAAATATATAGGCTAATAAATACAGAGGTGTATTTATTTGGATGTTAGTAGCCGATAGAAAAATGAGACCATTTCAAATAAAATATAAAAACATAGGCGAAATCAGACATGGTTCTCCTTACAATCTGGCAGATATAGTAATTATTGGAACAATTAAATTTTCTATTGAGAAAAATAATAGCTGGCAGGACAAGTGTTCATGGTCAAGAGATGGAAATAATGTGGCACTTGTAAAATGGAAACACATTAAATCAGAGCCAGGGTTTATAATTATTGTAATTAATTCACACACCGGAAAACAATTACATTCTAATTGGATACAGGGATGCTGTCATAAAGTAAGACTTCGAAATGACCTTACGATTTACTATGAAACGTTCACCCTAATTTCAGAACAGAATGGGAAAAAGGTTTACGGATTGAAAAGCAATGAAATAAAAATGGCTACATCAAAAAATAAAACCCTTTGAAAACGGTTTTCATTAAAAGTTACAACCTCAACAAAAACTCTACCGTATCAACACCATCAGCGTAATCCCATAAAGTGGGTTGTTGAGCTTGTCCTAATTTAAAAACGTTTGGTAGGTTGGCTTCAGTAACCACACATTGTATTTCTTCTTTTTTATTTTCTAATAATGTTGTTACTTCGTTTAAACTATTATAATACTCGTAATGTACTACTGCAACTGGAGATGATAAAGATTCTGCTTCTTTTAACAACACAAAATTATTGTCTAACAATTGGTTGCTGCCCAACAAATAAACAGCTTTGTTGTAATCGTAATTATTAGCATATTTATTATTCTCCACCACATGCTTGTAATCGTTTACAATAGATTCGAAAAACAAGTTAAAACTATAATTTTTAGGTACATACAGCTTAGAAACATTACGGCAACCCAAGCCAAAATATTGGAAAATATCTTTGCCTAAATTCATCATATCGGCGGCAGTTTCGTTACCTGTTAGCACGGCTACCGAGTTTCTATTTTTACGAATAATGTTGGGGTATTTTCCAAAATAATATTCAAAGTAACGTGCCGTATTGTTGCTTCCGGTAGCGATAACAGCATCAAAATTTTCAAGTTTATCAGTAAAAACAATCTTGCTTTTAAAATCAGGTTCAATGGCTATTAAAATTTCCGCAATTTTTTTAATCAACAAATTATCTTCTTTCGAGGCTTTAGCTACCAAAACATTACCTGTAATCAAGACCGTTAAAAAATCGTGAAAACCAACCAACGGAATATTTCCAGCCATTACCACTCCTACTCTTTTAGGTTTTGTATGATCATTAATGGTATAGTTACTTAACCATTGATGTAATTCTTCCTTTCTTAACATCTTGGCAATAGACTCAACTGCAAAAGCAACATTATCCGGTGTAAACCAGCCGTTAAAAGGTTTTTGGTTGTTCATTAAAATATCAAAATCGCTAAAAAATTGCTGGTTCAAACTTTCTAATGCCTCATGCTGATGTTTTGAACTGTATTGTGTTAAAAAACTTCCTAATTCTACAAAAGCATTTATTCTTTTTTCTAAACTCATTTTGTTACATTTGCGGTAAAATTACAAACATTAAACTGAAATACGATGGCAATTAAAATAACCGACGAATGTATTAATTGTGGAGCTTGCGAGCCAGAATGTCCTAATAACGCTATTTACGAAGGCGGAGATGAATGGAGAGTGAGCGATGGAACTTCTGTAAGCGGAAGTTTTAAGTTAAGAAACGGACAAGAAATTGATGCTGATACTACTCAAGAACCAGTAAGTACTGATTTTTATTATATCGTATCTGATAAATGTACGGAATGTAAAGGTTTTCATGATGAACCTCAATGTGCTGCTGTTTGTCCTGTTGATTGCTGTGTTGACGATGAAGACATAAGAGAAACTGAAGAAGAATTACTGGCTAAAAAAGATTTATTACACGCTTAATCAAGTATGGTACAATATTAGATTAGAAAAACCGTGTTTATTGCACGGTTTTTTTTATTTTTAGTTTATGCTTAAATCATTATACCTTATTCTTTTTTTACTGAGTTCGTCTTTTTTGTTTTCACAAGAAAAGAGTTTGGATTATTACGAAAAAGAACTAAACCAACTAAGTATTGATTTGGTTAGCGAAGCCAATGATGAAACGAAACAAAAAGTAAACCTTGAATTTCAATCCCTTTTAAAAGAAGCTTTAGAGCTTAATGGCTCATTTGACTTCCCTTTTAAGAATATTAGAGCCATCAGTATTTTAAAATCGAACGATAAAATTAAAATATACAATTGGGCTTTACCTTTTGAGGATGAAACTTATCAATACTTTGCGTTTGTTCAAGTTAAAATCAATAAAGACGAATACAAAGTTGTTGAACTCTTTGATAAATCGTCCGACTTAAATAAATCTGAATTTCAAACCCTCACCGACAAAACGTGGTATGGAGCCCTGTATTACGAAATTATTCATGATAAAAAATTAGGCAACGACACCTATACACTGCTAGGCTGGGATGGCGATTACAACCTTACCAACAAAAAAATTATTGATGTAATGACGGTGAGTAAAAACGGTGCAATCAAATTTGGTTCTTCTGTTTTTAAAATGGAGAAAAAAGTACAAAAAAGAGTGATTTTTACTTATTCAGAAACAGCAGTTATGTCACTAAAATTCGATGTAAAACAACAACTCATCGTATTTGACTATTTGGTTCCTACAAGCTCTAACTTAGAAGGTGTTTTTGAATATTACGGCCCGGCATTAAATCGTTTTGATGGATTTGTGTTAAATAAAAACAAGTGGTTGTATCAAAAAGATGTTGATATACAACAACGTAAAAACCTAAAAGACAGGTTTTACAACTCACCGAATTAAGTCTGATAAGGCTTTTTCTAAATTTTCAAACTGAAAAGAAAAACCTGAATCTTTAATTTTTTTATTACTTACTCTACTACCTTTTAAAAGCAAAACAGCCATTTTACCTAACATTATTTTTAATACAAAGCTTGGCACATTTGGTAATACAATTCTTTTACCCAATACTTTTGATAAACTTTTAGTAAAAATAGAATTGGTAGTAGCATCATCAACCACAGCATTATAGGCTCCATTCATGTTATTATCTTGAATAGCTTTTAAATACATCGAACATAAATCGTTGATGTGTATCCAAGGCATAAATTGATTGCCAGAACCCAAAGCACTTCCTAAACCAAATTTAAAAGGTAAAATCATTTTTGGCAATGCTCCACCATCTTTAGCTAAAACAATACCTGTACGTAATTTAACGGTTCTAATGCCTATAACATTAAATTTATCTATAGCATTTTCCCATAACATACACGTTTCTCCCAAAAAATCTGAATGATTGATATGCTCTTCAGTAAAAACAACGTCTGTAGTTATTGCACCATAATACCCAATTCCTGAAGCAGAAATAAAAGCCTTTAATTGATTTTTATGATTAGATAATACATCAAAGAGAAAAGAAGTTAGTTCTACTCTGCTTTGTAAAATTTTTTGCTGTTGTTTGTTTGTCCATCGTTTCTCAGCAATACCTTCACCAGCCAAATGAATGATATAATCAGCATTTGTAATTACATCTATATCTACCAATTGATTTTCAATGTCCCAAAAACTATACTTAAGCTTATTAGAACTTTTTCTATTACCTCTAGTTAATATTGTTACACTATAATTATTATTAATAAGCAGTTGGGTTAACTGCGAACCAATCAATCCTGAACCTCCTGTTATAACAACATTAATCATTATTATTTTTCAAATAATTTGTGTTGATTTTTTCAAACAACAGCTTAAACCATTCCGTATAATTTTCAGGGTTTTCGCTTAACTCTTCTTTAATGGACAAATATGTTGATTTTTTCCAAGTGTAAACTTCTAATTCATTCGGTGTAGGAATTTTATCTGTAATTCCAATAAACACATGGTCTAATTCATGTTCAATCAACCCATTAGTTAAGTTTGCTTTGTACAAAAATTTAAAAACAAAATTCAATT from Flavobacteriales bacterium encodes:
- a CDS encoding TonB-dependent receptor, yielding MKYIQFFIFSLFFVCGDTILFAQSEENKGVVSGVVKDKSLQSSIEFATVSLFKTSDSTLVTGGITSVTGTFEIIKVPVGNFYVKVDFIGYEPSFFHNINITDENTLIDLGEINLASFAKNMSQFEFVDEKELMEVKIDKKVYNVSKDIGVQGGTGLDVLKNMPSVDVDDQDKVSLRGDQSVQILIDGRPSTIDAAQLLKQIPASSIDRIEVVTNPSAKYNPEGMSGILNVIMKKENARGMNGNVGLGASYNGDPGYNGNLGLSFRKNKINVNTNFGYHQGVWSYSGVSDRNYFSDTTYTQTMTDFGASKNLNLWYSGGLDYYVNKKNTLYMEISGWNGMGDRFDNNHYDYYDEGKVRQSYSDRLANTGDYYRGNDMNVGWQTQFDSEEHTLDVDIDYEINTSDGDNDNNEHFYLSNGMEYKNPRAQNTVTKNKNTELDMKVDYVLPINDSLTLELGTRTTIENIDNDFYSESLNSFNVFKNDTNLSNVFFYEQSVYALYATLGKQFKKFGIKLGSRLENTIINTELQNTKQKSNQNYLSLFPSAHLSYKANEKNELQLSYSRRINRPNTWEVNPFASYTDPYNLWQGNPNLKPEFIDVYELGYLRFGDKINFNSSVYFRQVNGQKQSITYLNENNIFVTSNQNLSTTFIYGGEASIDYKAYKWLKINNTNNIWTANINGANTNSTSQTYGWSSQLTANFTYNKSWSFQLRGQYSGAQVTYQNKTEARYSLNASISKTVMKEKGRITLRVNDIFKTQRWANESVNLGGFSYRNDRRWASQSINISFNYNFGKINYDSQKRDVKNNDAGDNLNIGGGGAGQGK
- a CDS encoding M61 family metallopeptidase, translated to MKYKVFHQQPNSRYIDIEFTIDNVNSNMLQIQLPAWRPGRYELGNFAKNIQKWAAFDEKGKSLKSEKVSKDLWEVQTKGVKSVTLKYNYFANELNAGSSFIDDSQLYVNGVNCFLYVPERINEPCELELNIPKNFSVATGLTPKSKNKFVTKDFHELVDCPFIASNNLKHHSFTEQKVNFNIWFNGECKPYFKKLETDFKKFCKAQIQAFGGFPAKDYHFLIQVLPYKAYHGVEHSNSTVITIGPSYDVFNNPDWYNELLGVSSHELYHTWNVKQIRPIEMFPYNYTKENYSPMGYLCEGVTTYMGDKFLFTSGVFNWEQYAKTFNELLLRHYHNTAIDNYSVVQSSLDTWLDGYVKGVPGRKTSIYTEGALIAFITDVFILKSTKNAKSLHDVMKMLYTEFAKKGKGVSDADYKNTVEKIAGKSFDNIYKNLIHDKKDFTPLIKNNLDYLGIELTITPTNNFNESYLGFKTRYENGKCFIDNIYPNSIAEQQGLTINDEVIAINGYKIVNDLELWSNYFNKDEQFLIVKKELGLTEPITLKSGKELFFKTYRISTPKTTNKNFVSWKK
- the truA gene encoding tRNA pseudouridine(38-40) synthase TruA, with translation MSRFFLEIQYHGANYHGWQIQENAHTVQAEINAALSTFLQEEIIVMGCGRTDTGVHAKNYYAHFETEKTVDTQQLTYKLNCILPKDIACSNTILVNDDHHARFSATSRTYEYWIIHTKNPFYTDFAYYHPAKLNVELMNKAAKLLIQHADFSCFSKSNTDTLTNNCTITFAQWEIKNNILVFTITADRFLRNMVRAIVGTLIDVGLEKLEANEINKIIASKNRSNAGTSVPAHGLYLTKVTYPFI
- a CDS encoding ABC transporter ATP-binding protein, with the protein product MKYTNPYKGVFYFTALLSVVLAFVALVRPVLIQQTIDENIKNFDGEGLLTMTIILIGFLLLESVFEYLFNYLGNLLGQNVIRDLRNQVFKHVLEFRLKHFDNTPIGQLVTRTVSDIETIAEMFSGGILVIIGDLLKIVTIICYMLYKQWDLALMTLIPIPLLFLATSVFKKVIKKAFQEVREEVAKLNTFVQEHITGMSIVQIFNREEVEMNKFSNINKNHRDAHIKTVWAYSVFFPIVEILSAASIALMVWYGFKEVAALHTTPGTIFSFILFIYMLYRPIRQLADRFNTLQMGMVSSERVFKLLDTNSTIENSGTLTAKELNGNIEFKNVWFAYNDEEWVLKDISFKIKKGEALALVGATGAGKSSIINLIGRYYEINKGEILIDEINIKDIELNLLRKHISVVLQDVFLFSDTIYNNITLYSPDITEQKVIEAAQKVGAHDFISKLPGGYQYNVKERGALLSAGQRQLISFIRAYVHQPEILILDEATSSIDSESEALIQHATEVLTKDRTSIIVAHRLSTIKNATKILVIDKGLIVEEGSHNELINTAGYYKKLYDYQFKNEPVN
- a CDS encoding acyl-CoA reductase, with the translated sequence MSLEKRINAFVELGSFLTQYSSKHQHEALESLNQQFFSDFDILMNNQKPFNGWFTPDNVAFAVESIAKMLRKEELHQWLSNYTINDHTKPKRVGVVMAGNIPLVGFHDFLTVLITGNVLVAKASKEDNLLIKKIAEILIAIEPDFKSKIVFTDKLENFDAVIATGSNNTARYFEYYFGKYPNIIRKNRNSVAVLTGNETAADMMNLGKDIFQYFGLGCRNVSKLYVPKNYSFNLFFESIVNDYKHVVENNKYANNYDYNKAVYLLGSNQLLDNNFVLLKEAESLSSPVAVVHYEYYNSLNEVTTLLENKKEEIQCVVTEANLPNVFKLGQAQQPTLWDYADGVDTVEFLLRL
- a CDS encoding 4Fe-4S dicluster domain-containing protein, with the protein product MAIKITDECINCGACEPECPNNAIYEGGDEWRVSDGTSVSGSFKLRNGQEIDADTTQEPVSTDFYYIVSDKCTECKGFHDEPQCAAVCPVDCCVDDEDIRETEEELLAKKDLLHA